One Cucumis sativus cultivar 9930 chromosome 1, Cucumber_9930_V3, whole genome shotgun sequence DNA segment encodes these proteins:
- the LOC101202873 gene encoding probable 2-oxoglutarate-dependent dioxygenase ANS isoform X1, protein MAQNSQNTQTQTLQQQLLINGGHTPESYIYKGGYHGGGSNNNTPLPLAEIPVVDLSQLSSPSAGEGPLNDLRLALSTWGCFQATNHSISSSFLEKLRKISEQFFSLPIEEKMRYGREVDGMEGYGNDLTFSNQQTLDWSDRLYFVTSPEDERRLDLWPLNPPSFSREDLHEYTVKIMEIIETVLIAMARSLNVEPNSFTDQVGERPTLFTRFNFYPPCSTPHLVLGLKEHSDGSAITILLLDKQVEGLQLRKDDQWYRVPVPAIADSLLLVIGEQAEVMSNGIFKSSVHRAVTNSERQRISVVCFCCPEKDIEIKPVEGLIDEKRPRLFRSVKNYLETYFQNYQEGQRTVDGLRI, encoded by the exons ATGGCACAAAATTCTCAGaacacacaaacacaaacacTCCAACAACAACTTCTCATCAACGGCGGCCACACGCCGGaaagttatatttacaaaGGCGGCTACCACGGCGGAGGTTCCAACAATAATACTCCACTTCCACTGGCAGAGATTCCGGTCGTTGACCTTTCTCAACTTTCATCGCCGTCTGCCGGCGAGGGTCCGTTGAACGACCTCCGTTTGGCTCTTAGTACTTGGGGATGCTTTCAG GCTACTAATCACAGCATTTCAAGTTCATTTTTGGAgaagttgagaaaaataagTGAGCAATTTTTCTCACTGCCCATTGAAGAGAAGATGAGATATGGAAGAGAAGTTGATGGAATGGAAGGATATGGGAATGATTTAACTTTTTCGAACCAACAAACTCTAGATTGGTCTGATCGTTTATATTTCGTGACAAGTCCGGAGGATGAAAGACGTCTCGATCTTTGGCCTCTAAATCCTCCATCTTTCAG CAGAGAAGATCTACATGAGTATACAgtaaaaataatggaaataaTTGAGACGGTGCTGATAGCCATGGCAAGATCCCTAAACGTGGAGCCCAATAGCTTTACCGATCAGGTAGGGGAGCGACCAACATTATTCACAAGGTTTAATTTCTATCCACCATGTTCGACGCCACATCTTGTTCTTGGACTCAAAGAACACTCCGATGGTTCAGCTATCACCATTCTTCTACTCGACAAACAAGTTGAAGGCCTCCAATTGCGAAAGGATGATCAGTGGTATAGAGTCCCTGTTCCTGCCATTGCTGATTCTCTTCTCCTCGTCATTGGGGAACAAGCCGAA GTTATGAGTAATGGAATCTTCAAGAGCTCTGTTCATCGGGCGGTGACGAATTCAGAGAGACAGAGGATTTCAGTGGTGTGTTTCTGCTGCCCAGAAAAAGATATTGAGATCAAGCCAGTGGAGGGGCTGATCGACGAGAAGAGACCAAGATTGTTCAGAAGTGTGAAGAACTATTTGGAAACTTATTTCCAGAACTACCAAGAGGGACAGAGAACAGTTGATGGATTGAGGATTTAG
- the LOC101202873 gene encoding probable 2-oxoglutarate-dependent dioxygenase ANS isoform X2 → MAQNSQNTQTQTLQQQLLINGGHTPESYIYKGGYHGGGSNNNTPLPLAEIPVVDLSQLSSPSAGEGPLNDLRLALSTWGCFQATNHSISSSFLEKLRKISEQFFSLPIEEKMRYGREVDGMEGYGNDLTFSNQQTLDWSDRLYFVTSPEDERRLDLWPLNPPSFREDLHEYTVKIMEIIETVLIAMARSLNVEPNSFTDQVGERPTLFTRFNFYPPCSTPHLVLGLKEHSDGSAITILLLDKQVEGLQLRKDDQWYRVPVPAIADSLLLVIGEQAEVMSNGIFKSSVHRAVTNSERQRISVVCFCCPEKDIEIKPVEGLIDEKRPRLFRSVKNYLETYFQNYQEGQRTVDGLRI, encoded by the exons ATGGCACAAAATTCTCAGaacacacaaacacaaacacTCCAACAACAACTTCTCATCAACGGCGGCCACACGCCGGaaagttatatttacaaaGGCGGCTACCACGGCGGAGGTTCCAACAATAATACTCCACTTCCACTGGCAGAGATTCCGGTCGTTGACCTTTCTCAACTTTCATCGCCGTCTGCCGGCGAGGGTCCGTTGAACGACCTCCGTTTGGCTCTTAGTACTTGGGGATGCTTTCAG GCTACTAATCACAGCATTTCAAGTTCATTTTTGGAgaagttgagaaaaataagTGAGCAATTTTTCTCACTGCCCATTGAAGAGAAGATGAGATATGGAAGAGAAGTTGATGGAATGGAAGGATATGGGAATGATTTAACTTTTTCGAACCAACAAACTCTAGATTGGTCTGATCGTTTATATTTCGTGACAAGTCCGGAGGATGAAAGACGTCTCGATCTTTGGCCTCTAAATCCTCCATCTTTCAG AGAAGATCTACATGAGTATACAgtaaaaataatggaaataaTTGAGACGGTGCTGATAGCCATGGCAAGATCCCTAAACGTGGAGCCCAATAGCTTTACCGATCAGGTAGGGGAGCGACCAACATTATTCACAAGGTTTAATTTCTATCCACCATGTTCGACGCCACATCTTGTTCTTGGACTCAAAGAACACTCCGATGGTTCAGCTATCACCATTCTTCTACTCGACAAACAAGTTGAAGGCCTCCAATTGCGAAAGGATGATCAGTGGTATAGAGTCCCTGTTCCTGCCATTGCTGATTCTCTTCTCCTCGTCATTGGGGAACAAGCCGAA GTTATGAGTAATGGAATCTTCAAGAGCTCTGTTCATCGGGCGGTGACGAATTCAGAGAGACAGAGGATTTCAGTGGTGTGTTTCTGCTGCCCAGAAAAAGATATTGAGATCAAGCCAGTGGAGGGGCTGATCGACGAGAAGAGACCAAGATTGTTCAGAAGTGTGAAGAACTATTTGGAAACTTATTTCCAGAACTACCAAGAGGGACAGAGAACAGTTGATGGATTGAGGATTTAG
- the LOC101215876 gene encoding probable 2-oxoglutarate-dependent dioxygenase At5g05600 isoform X2, with protein sequence MYFNHGAAFREVIDEYTTNVKLISEKIFKAMARSLDLDESSFLKQYGEQIKLGARFNFYPRCRNPDLVLGVKPHADGSAITILLQDKEVEGLQFMKDNEWFNASIVPDALLVNVGDQVEITSNGIFKSPVHRVLTN encoded by the exons ATGTACTTCAATCATGGGGCTGCTTTCAG GGAAGTTATTGATGAGTACACTACTAATGTGAAGCTGATAAGTGAGAAAATCTTCAAGGCCATGGCAAGATCATTGGATTTAGATGAGAGTAGTTTTCTTAAGCAATATGGCGAGCAAATTAAACTCGGCGCACGGTTCAACTTCTACCCTCGATGTCGAAATCCCGATCTTGTTCTCGGTGTTAAGCCGCACGCCGATGGATCGGCAATCACCATTTTGTTGCAGGATAAGGAAGTAGAAGGTCTTCAGTTCATGAAAGACAATGAGTGGTTCAATGCTTCGATTGTTCCGGACGCTCTTCTCGTCAATGTGGGGGATCAAGTAGAg ATCACAAGTAATGGGATATTCAAGAGTCCAGTTCATAGAGTATTGACAAACTGA
- the LOC101215876 gene encoding probable 2-oxoglutarate-dependent dioxygenase At5g05600 isoform X1: MYFNHGAAFREVIDEYTTNVKLISEKIFKAMARSLDLDESSFLKQYGEQIKLGARFNFYPRCRNPDLVLGVKPHADGSAITILLQDKEVEGLQFMKDNEWFNASIVPDALLVNVGDQVEVKEETLVYSKITVKHVCKQSGDLIVDHK; this comes from the exons ATGTACTTCAATCATGGGGCTGCTTTCAG GGAAGTTATTGATGAGTACACTACTAATGTGAAGCTGATAAGTGAGAAAATCTTCAAGGCCATGGCAAGATCATTGGATTTAGATGAGAGTAGTTTTCTTAAGCAATATGGCGAGCAAATTAAACTCGGCGCACGGTTCAACTTCTACCCTCGATGTCGAAATCCCGATCTTGTTCTCGGTGTTAAGCCGCACGCCGATGGATCGGCAATCACCATTTTGTTGCAGGATAAGGAAGTAGAAGGTCTTCAGTTCATGAAAGACAATGAGTGGTTCAATGCTTCGATTGTTCCGGACGCTCTTCTCGTCAATGTGGGGGATCAAGTAGAggtaaaagaagaaacacTCGTTTATTCTAAAATCACTGTGAAACATGTTTGTAAACAGAGTGGTGATTTGATAGTAGATCACAAGTAA